A segment of the Eptesicus fuscus isolate TK198812 chromosome 9, DD_ASM_mEF_20220401, whole genome shotgun sequence genome:
CTCATTCACGCAACAGTCCAGTTGATGTCCCTACTTGCCAGTCTATTAAGTGATCTCAAACTAACATGACCAAAACTAAACTCCTGGTCATCGACCCTCTAACCTACTCCAGCCTTCCTCCTCTCCATACATGGCAACTCTTTCCTTCCAGTTGTTCAGGCCAAAGCCTATAAGTCATCCTCAACTCCTTTATTCTCTCACACCCAAATTCACTCCTTTAGCAAACTCTTTAGGCTTGCTTTCAAAACCACTTTCCTGTCACTATCACCTTATTCTAAACATCACCATCTCTCACTCCCCATAGGGTGACCAATCATCCTAGTTTGCCTGGGACTGAGGAGGTTTTCAGGACATAGGACTTTCAGTGTTAAAACCAGGAAAGTCCCAAGTAAACCAGGACAAACTGGTCACCCTTAGGAGAGCTTCCATCCTTGCCCCCCCATACCCCACATTCCACAAGcagacagaatatttttaaaaatagatcattTTCTCTGCTCAAAACCTATAGTGACTTCCCATTTCACTCAGATTCAAAACCAAAGTCCTTAACCAAGGCCTTCAAAGCCCTGAGCAATCTAACTACCCTTCTCCGTACTTCTTCACACAATAACCTCCTTGGTGACCACAAGCAGGGCAAGCATGTTCCTGCATCAGAGCCTCTGCTTGCCATTTCCTTTATCTGGAAGGCTCTTCCTCTAGATATCCGTACAGATCATTCCCTCATTtctttcaggtctctgctcaagtATCCCATATCTCTattctgcttttttttaatttaaattctttattatttaaagtattacatatgtctcctttttcccccattgacctcttcctggccgctcccacccccagcacatgcctcacccccctactgtttgtgtccattggttatgcttatatgcatgcatacaagtcctttggttgatctcttaacaccccccacccacccacacacacacagtttccttCTGGGGTTTGATGGTCTgctcaatgcttctatgtctctggatctatttttgttcatcagtttatgttgttcattatgttccacaaatgagtgatatcatgtgatatttctctctgactggcttatttcacttagcataatgctctccaggtccatccatgctgttgtgaatgctaagagttctttctttttatggcagcgtagcattattccactgtgtagatgcaccagttttctaatccacttatctgctgatgggcactcaggctgtaaattgggctgctatgaacataggggtgcatataatctttctgattgtttttttttattattattatttcttgggatatattcctagaagtgggattactgggtcaagtgggagttccatttttaattttttgagggaactccatactattttccacagtggctgcaccagtctgcattcccaccagcagtgctcgAGGGTTCCTATTTTAACGAATAGCATGTATCATCACCTAACATGATTATTTATTGTGTCTCACAATAATCGGTGATTACAACCGATTAAAGGACCTTTGATGCTGAAGGACAACTACTACAGCAAGTGCCAGGAGAATTTAAAAGGGAGCAAGCTCGGCGAGGACCAGCAGACCCGAGCGACTTTCCAGAGGAGACTTGGAGAGCAGAGGCTGCTGGTACCCACCCGGCGGGCGTGAATCGGGGCGGGCTCCAAGGAGGAGGCGGGCAGTGGAAGGACGTGCAGAGCCCGCGGACCGGCGGGGCATTGAGACCCTaactcccgccccgccccctccgcccggcCCGGCTCCCGGAACCTTGAGCGCGCGGAACCTCGAGGCCGGAGCGCCGGCGCAGCGGACCCGGAGCGCCAATGGAgcgggcgcgcggcccgcgggacgaGGCCGGCGCGCCTGAGGACAccgaggaggaggtgggggcagcgatggctgccgtggtggcggcggcgggaggcgcGGGTCCGGCAGTCCTGCAGGTGGCGGGCCTCTATCGGGGCCTGTGCGCGGTGCGCAGCCgcgccctgggcctggggctcgTGTCACCCGCGCAGCTGCGCGTGTTCCCCGTGCGCTGCGCCTCTCGCCAGCCGGCGGGGGGCGACGACGGCGGCAGGGTCGGGGCCGAGCTCGAGGCCAACCCTTTCTACGACCGTTACCGCGACAAGATCCAGCAGCTGCGCAGGTGCGGGCTcccgcgggcgggcggcgggcagggaggaggggcggcGACGGGCCCGCGGTTCCGGTGTCTGACGCTTGGAGTGCTCACCATAGCCCTGCGAGGTGGGCACTACCACTGTCCGCACTCAGAGGAAGTATCAGAGAGGCAAGATCACTGCCTCGTGTCACACAGCTAGTGTTAGAGCTGAGAGTCTCCGCAAAGCCCTGGCTTTTTCTCCGTGGCCTGCCTTTGTGCTTTAGTTCTCAAAGACTCTTAACAGCCTTTCCTAAGCAGGCAGCTCCAAGACACCTGTCcttaaagaaatgggaaaatggaGCCTTCCTGAGAAGGGACTTGACTTGCTCGAGGTCACATACTGACTCAGCTGAGGCCTGGTAGTAGTGTCCCAGTTGGATCATCCATTGAACCCTCTCATTAAGGTGAGAAAGCGGAGTATCAGAGAGAGTAAGAGACCTGCCCAAGAACACAGAGCTGGTTGGCTTTCATCTGCTTCCAGATGAAAGGACATGGGGGTTAGAGGAACtttgggtgggtgtgtgggggccaTGGTAGGGTCTGAAGAGTTCAAGTGGAAGAGCTAAAAGAGATCAAAGGTGAAAATTAAAGGGGCTTAGGAGAGAATTTGGCAGGATGGGCAGACAGTTGTCTTATGGAAGGAAACCCAAGACCAAATACTGTAACTTCTTTGAGTTTGGTCTCATCTCTCATTCCACGACCTTAATTTAATCCCCCATCATCTTCACCTGGACTCTCGCTGTCATCCTTTAGCTAGTCTTCCCCACTCGTCTTGGACCCCTCCATCCCAGTCTATCTCATTGCTACTATGGtgacttttcttctctttttgaaaGAAtgatggaataaatgaatgactattTTTGCTCTTCTTTCAACATCATTCAAATATACtcacatatttgtcttcttaAAAACCTTTTCTTGGCCTGCATTTCCCTTCAGCCTTTTCTCATTGATCTCTTTCACAAACAGGCAGGTCAGGAGAGTTGTCTACTCATACTCTGAATATTTCACAACTAGTCTTCATTCTTAcccatgaacaaatgaatgactgGCTTACTCTCCTCCACTAGATCATTCCCATCGACATTTACATTCTGCTATGTGAACTTGCCGCTGACCTCTGGATAATGTCCATATTCCTTCGAGTTCCTCACAAGGCTCTTATGCTGTGAGCCTTGTCTCCCTAGCTTTATTACCAAAACCCCCTTTGAGCACTGTGGGTTAACACAAAGGAATACAGGAATGGGATTGGGGGCGGATATTCCAGGTAAGGGGGGCAGCAGCAAAGGTACAGGGGCATTTGGGAATGTTTGAGTAAAATTGCATCATATAACTACTATACTTAGTTACTTGTCTGTCCCTCTCACTAGATAGAAGCTTCTTGAGGTGGGGActctttcttaattatttttgtatcCATAGATCCCAGAAAAGTAAACAGCAAGCAAGGGATAACaaagtttgttgaatgaatgaaaaagggTAAGTTCTAGAAGCAGCTGAGAGACCCAgtcagggaggtgggaggggaagctGTGTGGATACAAAAAGGAAAAGACCATGAGGTTGAGGTAGATGAAAAGGGAGATGAAAACAGGGCCAAAATAGGGTCAGTAAAACCTGGTCCAAGTTAAGGGAAGAGGTAAAATAGAGCCTGGCCTTAGGACCCAGGACCAAACATGTAGGAGGATATCATGAGATATTTTAAAGGGATTTACAGTCCTGATTGGTTCGTGCTGAGTCATACTCACAAAAACCTGGGCTAGTAGAGTACCAGCCACAGGTGTGATGAGAGCCAACAGCAGGACAAGGCTGTGTGCCCCGTTGACTCCAGTCCAGCCCAGAATCCGGGTTTTACATCACACTCTGCATGGGTGAATTGGGAGGATCTGATCTAGCTCTAGGCCCACTATATCTAGAGTGTGGACAGACTGGAGAGCAGGTCCACAGTGAGGAAAGATTCACAAGTCACATATAAGAAAAGGGGTCTCAAAAAACTGAAGAAATTTTACctagaaaagataaatttaaagggCGACATAATAGTGATTTTCATTCATATAAAAGGAATTAGACATTTTCTCTTATTCCTGAGGATGAAAGATAACAGATAAATTTAGGctcagaacattttaataatgacGTCCAAGGCAGGAGTACACAGACTCACTGCCTAAGCCACCCCTCACTGTCTATCCACTCACCATGGGAGGCCCAGGTGTGGCCTCCCTGGTTCTGGTACttgtggccctggccggcagtTGCCACACCCCACTGGGCAGGACCTCTGGAGCCACTCTTTACCCAGGAGCTGGCCTACTACAGAGGGAAACATACACTCAGGTCATGGCAGTGAGGGGAGTGGTGTTTGATATCACCTCTGGAAAGGAGTTTTATGGAAGAGACCCCCCTACAGTGCCTTGACCAGCCAGGATTCCACCAGAGAGGTGAATAAGACATGCTTGGATCTTATAGATATCATCCGTGACACTACAGGTCTCATGGCTGAGGAGCTGGAGTATTCACCAAAGTGTACAGAACCAAATATCATATCATTAGCTACACAGCCTGAAGAATTATTAACAAGGATGACAGCCCCAACCTGGACTTCAGGCCTGAAGACCAGCCCCATTTTGACATAAAGGAAAAATTCTGACGTTCCATCTGCAGGAGCAAGTTTTTTTGGAAAGAGGGTCAGGGAGATACTCAGGTGCTAAATCTGCAAAATAGGTTGGCCAAAGCCTCTGAATCACCTGCATCTGAAGAAACAGATGTTTAACCtgaggagaagatgcccaagaactAGATGTGTTCAAGTAAAAGCCTGACACCTGGTAGGAATGTTTTTAGATTTCTGCCTAAGGAAGTGACCCAGCAAGATGACCTCAAAAGTCCCCTTCCCATCTTGAGAATTTGAATTCCAAGTACCCAAAGTGTAAGTACCTGAGGGGCCAAGCTCTCTGTCACCCTGGGAAATATTCTGCAGGAGAAAAAGGTTACACCGGCCTCTTGAGGATTAACAATAGTTGAATAACTAGACAACTTTGTCCACTTTTTGATTTGTAGGCGTGTGCTCAGGTCTAACTAACTGAAGGCAAATCCTTCAGCCTCTGAATACCTGTGTCCCCTCTCTGTAGAAATGGAACGTGTTGCTTGTCCTTTCCAAATCTGAAAAGGCCCCGGTGGTTTAACTGGTTTACCTTTGATCAGGTCTGACCCAGCGGCTTTTGAGTCTCGACTAGAGAAGCGCAGTGAGTTTCGGAAGCAACCCGTGGGGCACTCCAGGCAAGGTGATTTTATCAAATGCGTGGAACAGAAGGTAAGACCTGTCCCTTTTTGGATTATGGCTCACCAGTGCTCTCCACCCTCAACCCCAGCCTGTATCCTGAAATTGAGCTCATTAATGGGTCAGCTGGATGAACGGAACAGAGCCTCTCTCTACTCAGCTCAGTCTCCATCCATAAATGGTACCCTACTCTTTCTGGCACATCACTGTGGTCACGGAGCTATAGAGGGATGGGAACAGTAGTCTCTGCTCCCAGTGATGCAGTCGAGTGATCCAAGTAAGGCGCACCTGACAGTGGGCTGTAGAGAGCAGGTGGCAAAAAAGTGCCTAATAGCTATTATTATCCCTAAATAAGAATCAACGCTGGGGGAAAGCATGTTGAAAGCTGTGTATAGGAAAGTCTAATgcagtgcttttcaaactttttGACCATGACCCgcagaaagaaatatattttatactgtaATTCAGTACACAAATAAGTATATGATTGTAACcgaaacaaaatttttttaaaacaatgctttCGCTACATGCAATGtgctcttatttattttatctttttaaaactttggcCACTAAGTTGATTTCAACCTATGGTTTGAAAAATACTTACCTAGGATGATGCACAAAACTAGCTGAAGTGGGAGAAGCCAAAACCAGGGAGAATGTATAGTAGTCTAGGTGTGGGCTGTGTGGTCTGAAATAAGGTAGTTACAGTGGGAAATTGGGATTTGACATTGTATTTTGAAATGAGAGATGTTTCTTTTACTTGGAGAATAACTTTTTTTTGCTTTGGGTATCCTAAGTTTTATGAGAATCCACCCATTCTTTTAATAAGTGATTAATTAGAATCAGAGCAGTAGTCAGTGGGTTAATCATTGTATGGTTGGGGAATAAATTCAACCTTCTATGACAAACATAATTTACAGCTTTATGTGAACAAACAACTCTActacaaatattttaacaaatgtaaTTTACCATTATAAACTTATAGTGCCAATAATAGTTCTTTACTATATTATCAACTTTCAATATTATATGGGAAAGCTCTTTGCCCCTTTTTGTAGACAGATTTAGAAATTTAACTTTATGACAAGATGGAGAATAAGATTTCATTATATTATGGCAACTCTTAGGTAAATATTTACTTACAGTCTTTCTTATCTAGTTACTCAGAGGAAGGCTGATTAATGGCTAATCACTCCCATTTCTAAAGCCTCGTCTTTTCTTTGAGTCATTGGTTTCTGTCACATGAGACCCAACTTCCTCTTTtgcaataattttttataaaaaattttcccTTTTCTACGCTGAAATAAAATGTAGACAATATAATCCACCTACACACATAGTTTcagaggggaaaatatcaatataGTGccttaactataaaataaaggaaagtatttttaaataaaattcatattttaatatgtgAGTTCTTGGGCACAACTGTGACCTAATGCAGTCATCAGATGCTTTCACCTATATGTGAAATCACTGTGAATAGCAAAAGCTGACTGGTGCAGGGGGATTGTGTTGGTAATTATAAAAACTCCCAAACCATGAGCAGTGTTGTAATCAGTGACCCTCATGGATTCCACAATATAGTCTTCTCTCAAGTTACATAGTAATTGCGCTTCTGAAAAATTTAGTGTTTATTAAagccatgctttaaaaaaaaatagagaaagaaaaggaaagaaaacggATTTCAGGCCGAGgtaatagaaggaaggaaggaaggaaaagaaggaaggcgaaaaggagcagggtggggaaggaggagagggagggagggagggagggagggaggaaggaaggaaggaaggaaggaaggaaggaaggaaggaaggaaggaaggaaggaaggaaggaaggaaacagagTTAGATTTCAGGCCCAGGTCATTATAAAAAAGGTGTTTCACTTACAAGGATGTCTAGCTAGACATTGAGAAGTTGTCCAGGATGAGGGAAAGTGTTTCATTATGTAgaactcatctgtaaaattgcaGCTCATTTagcatccctgtccctccataAATGATCCAGTCAATTATTGTGCTAAAAAAGTTGTCTCCACAGATTTCAAAAGCATCCGTAGGGGAGTAGTAATGTACTCGTTTAAATTTCTTATTAAGTGCTCTTAATTCTTGGgcacatagtttcaattataattttaattactttatttcacTGGTTTTCAAGTTCACATTTTTTTCACATTGTAACATCTTTGAAATTGCCTTAAAATTGATAATGAAATATAAGTATAGTGTTATTGTTTAATTGGCATCATTttctaatacataaaataatggtgcTTCTTAAAATCTGTGGTGTCCTTGATTAGATAAAATGCagtaagtttaaattttttatttctgtaagtaaaaatggaaatgaatgaaTTGGAGGGACATTGTGGAAAAAGAATACACCAGGCTTAGTCATTGAAAAGTGAAGGCAGTTGTGCAAATGgagggttttgtttcttttgttttcacaATACACCTAAAGGTGAGtggtaagaaaatgaaatcacttcTCTTTGGTATGTTTACATATGAAGGAAAGACTGCATTAGAACGCTGTCAGTGTATAGGGTCTGACCAAAAAGACCAGGGTGTATCCAAATAGGTTTTCCTATACCAGTCTTTTGTCTAATTTGTGGGTATGAGTTCTATGGGCATAATTTATGAAAGGTTTGGATATATTAAAGCACAGAGTAATGAAAGGCAGGGTTTTATGTAGAAAGTGTTTTTCACCTTCAAATCCCAGGTGTAGCTTTTACTCCTTCCCTCTGAAAGGCTTGATCTTGAACTGAGAAACTGAATGAGATGACTCACTCAGAACAACCCATGCCCACTATCAGAAACAATCAAAATAGGATTTCCTGACTGTGGCCTTTATCAGAGATAGTGgattaagagagaaaataatcacCTTCAGTTGTTTTTGGCCTTTTTTGAGGGGAAGTCTAATTTGATGGAAGGAATATTAAGACTGAATACTAAAAAGACTTTACAGTCTGCTGAGGGTTTCTGCCATCAGAAGTGCTGTCACAGATAAGAAACAGCCTTGGAAAATAGATCTTTCCATTCCTTACCTCCTCTGTGGCTCACTGTGGAACAGATCAGAGCGCAGAACACAGAAAACCCAAGCAGCCCTCAATCTGGGAAGGAGCCCTTTATATCCATAGAATATAAGGCTATAGAATGCACTCTCAGTACTAGTAAATGCTGTATCTCATCTCTATCTCAGAAGCTATGTCAAAAATAAAGTTCTCACAAACAACTCTTAAGAACAGTATGTACACTTACTATATGGAGTGGAGAGAGGTGAGTTCTTAGGTACAAAATTACTAAATGAGATATTGGGTACCTCACTACCTCGGTGGTCTTTTTCTTCTGAGTGAAGTATAGGTTCATGTCTTGTCTATTATATTTCAGGCAAACACTTTGGGGAAACAGCCTATGAGCAGAGGATTCACTAAGGACAAGGTAGGTTTCTAGTTGAATACCCAGTTTTGAACAtgtaacatctataataataaaagtgtaatatgctaattggaccggacagccaaacaaccttccggacgtccttctggatgaccttccggacaaagtggGGCTGCGAGGGTCGAGGCAAGCCaccgcagctgtgagggccaagccccttgcacgaatttcgtgcatcaggcctctagtctataataagagACTGCAAATATGAACATGTTTACTGTGGTTCAGTGATTTTGTGATTTACCAACTGTGGTGATGAGAAATATTCTATGAATTTTTGTGTCCTTGATGTGACACCTAGCATAGTGTGGATCCTGGGGATGTTAGAGGAAATATAGTGATACCCTTTTTTTCCAtaggaatttgtttttaaaaatcaaataaaaacatgtttactcTGTCATTTAACTTGCAAATAAGGAGCAACTCCTGGCAGAATGGCAGTTAAATTAAAGATAACCAAACTTTCTCCTCTTAACCATTTGCAAAGTGCTGCAGTGCTCATTGTGAGGGTGAAGGATTTAGGAAAGTACCTGTACCCCCCAAGAATAGAACTGCAAAAACCTGCCCGGGCTTGGAGGCTCACTTCTTTGCGAATAGGAGTTTTCTTACACTCTTCTCTACTTATTGAGGATCTGATGCACTGCACTGACATGTTGCTTCCCACAAAGCTTACAGATAAAGTTAagctgctttgttttttaaattgtggtgttaatttccttttattttccctttcagaCTCTCAGTTCAATCTTTAACATTGAGATGGTGAAAGACAAAACTGCAGAAGAAATAAAGCAGGTATTGAAAGAAAATGGGTGGATGTACTTTATGAAAATGTGTGCTCTGTGAACCAAATCTGAAAGGAGAAAGGATCATAGATTTTCTGACACCTCTTTCTAGCCAAAAGGAAAAGTGGCCATGGATAGAAAAGTGATGAATTACATGAAAAATAGTGGCATAAGAAAACTTATCTTTCTTGGTCTCACTTCTGCATATCTAATCAACTCAcatttcccctttcctcttcATTCCTGTTGTCCACATATTATTTAAAATCGTTGCTGCTCTATACCTGGATTACTGTACTACCTTTCTAAATAGGTTTTCCTGCTCTTATTTCTCCCACTCCCCCTATCATATCCTCACCAGTTGAATCCTCTTAAAGTTCTGCTCTGGAGAAGCATAATGTATTGATTAAGAACAAAGACTCTAGAACCAAGCTGCCTattttaaatcctagctctgcccACTTACTAGCTGAATGACTTGGATAAGTTAGTTAACCCCTTGGAGCCttagtttccctatctgtaaagtggagataataatagtacttaccttaTAGAGTTATTTgggaaattaaatgagttaatatttgtaaagcacttcAAACAGTTCCTGGCACGAAGTAAAtgatatatttgtgtttttatttttaatatattttttaatatattgtcattgatttcagagaggaagggaaagggagagagtgatagaaacatcaatgatggtaaagaatcactgatcggctgccttctgcatgccccacactggagattgagcccccaacccacgcatgtgccctgattgggaatcgaaccatgaccttctggttcagagcTCTAcgcttgaccactgagccacaccagctgggccttcaAAGCACTCTTGATCTGTCCTGCCTCTGGTTATTTCACTACTATTTAAATGTTCATGTCTATGATTCTTttctctaatcctatataataagaggtaatgtgcaaattgaccgttactccaacacacaagatggccgccccatgtgcacacaagatggccagcaggggagggcagttgtgggcaatcaggccagcaggggagggcagttgtgggggaccaggcctgcaggggagggcagttgggggtgaccaggcctgcaggggaggacagttaggggcaatcaggctggcaggagagctgttaggcgtcaatcaggctggcaggcagaagtggttaggggcaatcaggcaggcaggcaggcaggcaggcaagcagttgggagccagcagtcctggaatgtgagagggatgtctgactgcccaccgggatcgggcctaaacgggaatcggacatcccttgaggggtcccagattggagagggtgcaggctgggctgagggacaccccgccacccccgtgcacaaattttatgcaccaggcttctatttAGATTATAGTATACTATTTATTGGCATTCCTTATAGTTCCATGAGTTGTGTTTTAGGTATATTGAgagaatcaaaataataaaaacagtatatGTGTCAGATATTGTTCATGCTTCATATGCACTATTTCATTAACTACTTTGTAAAGTAGGTGCTATAATTCCAAATTTACACTGAGGAAACTGTAGCTGAATGAGATTAAGTAActtagtaagtggtagagctagAGTTATTTGGGGAATTGAACATGAGACTCAAACCCATGTCCGTTTCACTCTGCATCATATTCCTTTATGGGAAGTTGTGCCAATTGCTATGGTTTCTTTTGGGTGCTACATCATTCattttcagcaaacatttattgaatacctattaATGTCAGTCTCTGTGCCAGACacagaaataaatgagagaatcCCCTACTCTCAGGGAGTTTTAACCTTGTGGAAGGATAGACACAAAAATAAGGACAGCACAGGATTTTAACCTCTGTTAATAGAGGCTTATGCAAAGTCTCAAGGAGACCTCAAACTGCCTTTGGGAAGAAGTGCCAATGGAAAGTAGACACCAACCATGTCCTTTAGTGGGGAGAGAAGCCAGGCCCGAGACTCCTGATCATATGACAAATATCATTTTTAGACCTATAATTTTAGACCTACAAATTtgtgtttgttaaaataattttgagtgaCCAAAGTCAACTATGTTAGGAAGTATCTATCAATCTCATGTATTTCAGTGTTGATTCATAAACCactaatataaattaaatacaaataagcaGGATATACTATCCTTAAAATGAGAAGACAGTATTctgacatgaaaaataaaagcaaagcaacCTTAGGCTGCACTGATAGAGTGATTTACCCAAATTTTAGGAAGTAACAGTCCTGCTGTGCTCTG
Coding sequences within it:
- the ATPAF1 gene encoding ATP synthase mitochondrial F1 complex assembly factor 1, with product MERARGPRDEAGAPEDTEEEVGAAMAAVVAAAGGAGPAVLQVAGLYRGLCAVRSRALGLGLVSPAQLRVFPVRCASRQPAGGDDGGRVGAELEANPFYDRYRDKIQQLRRSDPAAFESRLEKRSEFRKQPVGHSRQGDFIKCVEQKANTLGKQPMSRGFTKDKTLSSIFNIEMVKDKTAEEIKQIWQQYFAAKDTVYAVIPEEKFDLIWNRAQSCPTFLCALPRREGYEFFVGQWSGTELHFTALINIQTRGEAAASQLILYHYPELKEEKGIVLMTAEMDSTFLNVAEAQCIANQVQLFYATDRKETYGLVETFNFRPNDFKYMSVIAELEQSGLGAELKCVQNQDKT